In the Arthrobacter sp. CDRTa11 genome, GTGGTGCGCGGCAAGCGGGCAAGGCGGCGGGTGCTCAAAACTCCCGCAGAGGGCAAGCGTGATGGCCGCGCCCGGCGCACGGACATCGGCTCCTGCGTCCATCAGCAGGGTGGCGTTCTGTGCATAAAGTCCGCGCATGGCCCCATTCTCCGGCATCCCACCGCCTTGGCGCAGCCGAAGGGCCCCGCTCATACCTGAACGGGGCCCTCCTCGGACAGTGGGTCATGCCGGCTTGTCAGACCTTCTCAAAATTGCGGTCAGCAGCAGGCTCCTGGACCTTTGGTGCCTTCCGGCGGGGAACGAATGCCCAGAACTTGAATTCAGGCTCCGTCAGGTCCGGCTCTGAACGGGCCGGCTGCGTGTCCTGTTTTTTCTCAGGTTCGCGTTCGGCTTCCTTGCGGATGCCCCACCCGAAGTCCTTACTCGATGAATAGCACATCACAACCTCCTAATAGTGATTGCCCTTTAATCGTCCTCCGTTACTGCCTCTGAGTCGACACCCCGGCCGTATCATGTAAGTCGTGACTGCCGCGGGCCACGGGTTTTTCGCCTCGGCTGGCAAGCCGTTGCGGTCACGGCAGCGGCGATGAAAGGCAAGTATGGAGTCCAGCGGTCTCGATCATATTGACGAGGCGATCCTTGCCGAGCTCACCAGGAACGCCAGGATTCCCCATGCCGAGCTCGCCCAGCGCGTGATGCTGTCCCGGAATGCCGTACGCCAGAGGATCACCCGGATGGAGCGCCGCGGGCATATCGAGGGCTACACCATTATTGCCGGCAGCCCGGGCCAGCGGATGGTGTCCGCCATGCTGCTGGTGTACCGCAAGGACCGGATGCGCGGTTCCGATGTGCTGGCGGCGCTTCGGAACATTCCGGAAGTGGTCCTCTGCGATGTGCTCAGCGGCGACTTCGATCTTCTGGTGCGTCTGGAAGCCCGCTCCCTGGAGCGGATCCAGGACATCTGGGAACAGATCGCGGGCCTCCCCGGCGTGCATGACACCGTGACGGCGCTGACCCTTTCCACCGTTATCCGCCGCGAGACCCCCGGGTATGACAACAGGCAAGACAAGGGCTATGACAACGGGCAGGACAACAGCCAGAACAACAGCCAGGACAAGAGCCAAGACCACGGGGACCGTCCGGAGGGAAGCTAGAAGCGGATGGCGTCGATCACCTTGATTCGCACGGCCACCAGGGCGGGGATGGCGCCGGCCAGCGCGCCCACCAACACGGCGGAGCCCAGCCCAAGCATCGCGGCCTCAACCGGAAACCCCGGATACTCCGTTAGCCCGGGCGCGATGTTGGCCTGGATCCACGGGTGCTTCACCACCGCCACGGACAGCATGACGCCAACGATTCCGGCCACCGCAGTGGCAACCACGGATTCCATCATGACACCGAGGAAAATCCGCTGCGACGTGGCTCCAAAACTGCGGCGGATGCCGATTTCCCGTACCCGGTACCGCACCGTCACCATGGAAATGTTCAGCATGCCCACCGCGCCCAGGAGGAGCACAAGCCCGGCGATACCGCCAACGGCAAGCTGGACAGTCGCGAACGGATCCCCGTTGCTGGCATAGTCCGTCCGGTCCACCTGCACCTGCATGCCGGGGAACTGCCGCTGCAGGTCCGAGGTAATGGCAAATTTGAGTACTTCGGCCTGATCGTCCCCCACCCAGAGTTTGAACTGCCCGAATCCTCCCGAAGAGATGTCCGCGCGGTCCGCTGCCCCGGTCAGCATAAAGGCCGACGGCGGTGCCTGCGGGAACTGGTCGGGAACCACCCCGATGATCACCGCCGTCGTTTCCTGCGTTCCGAGAAGCTGGACCTTTGGATTGGTGGTCAGGTTTGGCCGGCCTGCGGCGTTGTAAAAGCCCTCTGAGACAACCAGTGCCGGGGCAAGCCGGTTTTCGTCGTCGGCGGCGAACCATCCGCCCTGGCGGACGTCCAGGCGGTGGATCATTCCGTAACCGGGATCCACGAGCTGGAGGTTCAGCTGCTGCACGCCGTACGGGGACTGGAAGGAATGCTGTGCCTGTTCTGAATGTGAGTAGTAGGTGATCCCATAGCGGTCGATCACGCCCTGGTAGGCGTCCTCGAGTTTCTGCTGATCCGGCTGGGTTGGCCCGAAGACGCCGATGCCCAGGGTGGCCGCACGCCCGCCGTACTGTTCTGAGCTTGCCTTGAAACCTTCTCGTGCCAGGTTCCCTAAACCCACGACGGAGGTCAGGGCAGCCACGGAAAGTGCCACCCCCACGAGCGCCAGCAGAATCCGGGTCTTGTTGATCCTCAGTTCCTGCCAGGCTTCCAGGAGGGCAGAAATGATGCCGGTCATGCGCTCACTCCCGCCGGGACGTCCGCAGCGGACAGGACACCTGTTTCCAGCCGGTAGCAGGCCCGGGCGAGTGAGGCCACATTGACGTCGTGGGTGATGGTGACCAGTGCGGCGCCGGATTCGGTGGCCACAGTGTCCAGCAGCGCCATCACGGCCTGTCCGGTATCCACATCGAGGGCGCCCGTAGGCTCATCTGCCAGGATCAGGCGGGGGCGGCGGACCAGCGCCCGCGCAATGGCAACCCGTTGCTGTTCACCGCCGGAGAGCATGTTGGGCAGCGTCTGGGCCCTGTGGGCCAGGCCCACCCGGTCCAGGATGTCCATCGCTATCTCCCGCCGCCGCCAAAACTGGGCACCGCGGGCATACAGGAGCGGTGTGATGACGTTGTCCAGTGCGGTGCGGCCGGGCAGCAGGTTGAACTGCTGGAACACAAATCCCACGGCCTCCCCGCGGAGCTTTGCCCTGGCACCGCCTTTCAGTTGCTGCACAGGAGTTCCCATGAAGCTCAGTTCCCCGCTGCTGGGCAGGTCAAGGAGACCGAGCAGGTTCAGCAGCGTGGACTTGCCGCACCCGGACCGTCCCACCACTGCTGTGTGGTCGCCGCTGTGAACGGCAAGGTCAACGCCGCGAAGAATATGCAGTTCCTGGTCATCAGGCAGCAGGACTGTCCGGGTGACCCCTTTGAGGGCTACAAGTTCCTCCACCGTCAGCCGCCCATCGGCATGCCGGGTCCGCCGAACTGCGGTCCGGCGGGCGCTTGGGCGAGTGCGCCCGGAATGAACTCAAGGACCGCTTCGCCCTCAGCCAGGCCCGAGACCACCTCCACCACGGAACCATCGTTGAGGCCCAGCTGGACCTTGCGCTGCTCGGGCTCAGCCACGGGACCGCCGGGCGGGAGTCCGCCCACCGGAGCTCCAGCAGCAGTTCCCCCGGCGGGGGCATCTCCGGCCACAGCCGTGCCGGCAGGCCCGCCGGCTCCGGGGACGCCGGCGGGGGGCGCCATGCCATCCGCCGCGATCCAGACGATGCCTTCCTTGACGCTGCCCTCCACAGCCGTGAGCGGCACGGTGAGGACGTTAACGGCTTCGCCGGCGGTGACGGTCATGGTGGCGCCGAGTCCCGCAAAAACTTCAACGTTGGTGGGGACAGCGCAGCTCAGCGTCCCGGTGGGCGAGCCGCCCTGCTCCGGCGCCCCGCCGGCAGAACCGGGACCCGCGACGGCCATGGGAACCGAGCGGCTGGCGCCGCCGCCCGTACTTCCGCCCATCCCGCCGCTGACCGAAGCCTCCGCGGCTCCGCTGGCCACACTCTTCAGGTCCACGGACGGGCAGGTGAATGGAGCGGGGCCACCCACCAGCGAGATTTGCGCCGATCCCGGCTTGGCCAGGAGCCGGTACTGCTGGGCAGCGTTCACGGAGCCGCTGACGGTGTAGGTTCCTGGGTCGATTGTTCCGGCAGCCTGTCCCACGCTGACCTGCTGGTCGATCAGGACGTCCAGGGTTTTAAGGGCACCGCCTGCGGGCGCCAGCACATCGGTATATGTATAGGTGGGAAGGGCTGCAGTGCGGGCTGCCGGCTGGCTTTCGGACCCCTGCCCTCCCGGTCCGGTTGCCCCCTCGGTGCCGGCTTCAGTGCCCGTCCGCGCAGGCTGGACCTCGCTCCGGACCTGGTACAGGGGATCCCCGGCTACCACCTTCACGCCTGGTTCCAGGAAGATGTGCGTCACCACGCCGGCAGCGGTGTTCCGCACGCCCACCGCCGCATCATTCTGGACAGTTGCCTTGATCTCCACCTTGTTGGTGACCGTCGCCCGGACCGCCTGCACCACAGGAACGGCCACTTGCGCCCCTGGGCCTGCCACCGCAGGTTCCGGTTCCATGCCATCCACAAAAGCGATTTTGACCAACGTCACCGCAATGACCGCGAACACTGCCAGCCACGCTGCCGGCAACACAATACGCCTGAAAACTCTCATTCCTGCCCCCATCAGTACTTCCCCCGGAGCACCTCTCCACGGGATGCATACTCAGCATATAGTCAGCCCGCTCCAGAACGGGACATATCTCACAGTTGACTGCCCAAGGAGGGTTGGCCGATGATTATCTACAACGATGTAAATCCGCTGAAAGGTCATCATGCCCCGCCTCGAAACCGCTGCCGGCCCGGCCAGCCCGGCCAGCCCGGACCCGGACATCACAGCCCCGGACAACACGGACCCGGGGCTTCCGGATCCCTTCATCCTTCAGCGGGCCGATCCCTGGATGACCAGGCATCAGGGCCGCTACTATTTCACCGCCTCAGTCCCGGAGTACGACCGCCTGGTGATCCGGCAGGCGCCCAGCCTTGCAGGTCTTGGTTCCGCACCTGAAGCGACCATCTGGCAGCGGCCTGCATCGGGACCGCTGGGCGGCCATATCTGGGCGCCGGAACTGCACCACTTCGACGGCGGATGGCACCTGTATTTCGCCGCCGGCGACAGCGATGATCCCTTCAGGATCCGGATGTATGTGATGTCCAACCCGGAGACGGACCCTGCAGCGCCAGCCTGGGGTCCGCCGGTGCGCATCCACACCCACAAAGAGAGCTTCTCGCTTGACGCCACCACCTTTGAGCACGGCGGCACCAGGTTTCTTGTGTGGGCACAGATGGACCCCGATTCCAGCCTGTTCATCGCTCCTCTGTCCTCACCTTCAACACTGGCCGGGCCGCCGGTGCGCATCGCCGATCCCACGCTGGGCTGGGAGATAATCGGCCACCGGGTGAACGAGGGCCCGGCGGTCATTCAGCGCAACGGGCGGATCTTCCTGACCTTCTCTGCCAGCGCCACCGACGCGAACTACTGCATGGGCCTGCTGACGGCGGACGCCGGTGCTGACCTGCTGGATCCGTCCTCCTGGACCAAGGATCCGCTTCCGTGGATGGCAACCTCGGACCGCTCCGGGGAGTTCGGGCCCGGGCACAACTCCTTCACCCTGGACGAGGCCGGAAACGATCTGATCGTTTATCATTCCCGTTCCTACCGCGACGTTATGGGAGATCCGCTCCGGGACCCGAACCGCCACACCCGGATCAGGCGCATCCACTGGTCTGCCGACGGCCGGCCCTCCGTCAGCTGCTGATGCAGACCACTTTTGGCTGGGTCATCTCCTCATAGGCGAAGCGCACACCCTCCCGGCCCATGCTGCCGTATTTGGAGCCGCCGAAGGGCATGCCATCAAAACGGTAGTCCGAGGAGTCATTGATCATCACCCCGCCCGCCTCCAGCCGCCTGCCAGCTTCCATGGCCGACGCGAGGGATGCGGTGAAGATGCCGGCGTGCAGGCTGAACTCAATGGAGTTGGCAAGCTCAATGGCCTCGTCGAAGCCGGTGAACGGCTGGAGCATGACCACCGGGGCGAAGACCTCCTCGCGCCAGAGCCTGCCGTTGAGCGGCACGTTTTCCAGGACAGTGGGCTCCAGGACGTTTCCGGAACTGGAACCGCCCGCCAAAAGGGTGGCGCCGGCGTCGAGCGCTTCACTGATCTTCGCCGTTGCCTCGCCAACGGCAGCTGCGGTGATCATCGGCCCCACGTCAGTGCCTTCTGCGGCCGGGTCACCGGCCACCAGGGCCGCCGTGGCGGCCAGGAAACGGCTCCTGAATTCGGCAAGAACGCTCTCGTCCACCAGGATCCGCTGCACGCCCACGCAGTTCTGGCCTGCGGCCCAGAAGGCACCGGAAACGCAGGCTTCCACTGCTGCCGCAATATCGGCGTCGGCCAGCACCAGGTTGGGGGCGTTGCCGCCCAGGTCCATGGACAGCTTCTTGAGGCCGGCTTCCCGCGCAATGGATTCTCCAGTGGAAAAGCCGCCGGTAAAGGACACCATCCTGACGTCCCGTGAACGCACGACGGCGGCAGCCAGTTCGCGCCCGCCGTGCACCACCGTGATGGCCTCAGGCGGCAGCCCTGATTCCCGCAAGGCATCCACCAGCAGCTGCGCGGACAGCGGAGTCAAGGCTGAGGGCTTCAGGATGACGGCGTTTCCGCCGGCAATGGCGGGGCCGATCTTGTGCGCCACCAGGTTGAGGGGATCGTTGAACGGCGTAATGGCCGCCACGATGCCCAGCGGTTCCCGGCTGAACCATCCCGTCCGGTTCTCCGATCCGCGGTAGGCATCAAACGGGATGACTTCTCCGGCGTTGCTTTTGGCCTCGGCCGCTGAGAGGGAGAGGGTGTTGATGGCCCGGACCACTTCCTTGCGCGCCTGGCGGATGGTCTTGCCCGCTTCGGCCGTGATGGTCCGCGCAAACTCGTCGCTTCGCAGTTCCAGGAGCCGGGCGGCGCCCGCCAGGATGTCGGCGCGGTCGCTGCGGGACAGGGCACCTGCCAGCCGGGCGCCTTCACGGGCCGTGGCCAGGACAGCGTCGATGGAGGCTGCGGGGGTGATGGGCACTCGGCCGACGCATCCGCCGTCGTACGGACTGAAAACCTCAGCGTATTTCGGGGCGTCCACGCCGGTCAGGGGATCGGCAAGCTTATGCACGAGCGGCCTCGATCGGTGCCGGTGCCACTGCTGGTGCCCCTGCCTGGGCGGATGAACTGTTCCTGGCGTGGATGGCGATGATGTCCGACAGCAGCGCGTACGCAGTTTCGATCCTTCCGGCCCCGGGGCCGGACACCGTCACCTGGCCCAGAAGGT is a window encoding:
- a CDS encoding Lrp/AsnC family transcriptional regulator, whose protein sequence is MESSGLDHIDEAILAELTRNARIPHAELAQRVMLSRNAVRQRITRMERRGHIEGYTIIAGSPGQRMVSAMLLVYRKDRMRGSDVLAALRNIPEVVLCDVLSGDFDLLVRLEARSLERIQDIWEQIAGLPGVHDTVTALTLSTVIRRETPGYDNRQDKGYDNGQDNSQNNSQDKSQDHGDRPEGS
- a CDS encoding ABC transporter permease, encoding MTGIISALLEAWQELRINKTRILLALVGVALSVAALTSVVGLGNLAREGFKASSEQYGGRAATLGIGVFGPTQPDQQKLEDAYQGVIDRYGITYYSHSEQAQHSFQSPYGVQQLNLQLVDPGYGMIHRLDVRQGGWFAADDENRLAPALVVSEGFYNAAGRPNLTTNPKVQLLGTQETTAVIIGVVPDQFPQAPPSAFMLTGAADRADISSGGFGQFKLWVGDDQAEVLKFAITSDLQRQFPGMQVQVDRTDYASNGDPFATVQLAVGGIAGLVLLLGAVGMLNISMVTVRYRVREIGIRRSFGATSQRIFLGVMMESVVATAVAGIVGVMLSVAVVKHPWIQANIAPGLTEYPGFPVEAAMLGLGSAVLVGALAGAIPALVAVRIKVIDAIRF
- a CDS encoding ABC transporter ATP-binding protein yields the protein MTVEELVALKGVTRTVLLPDDQELHILRGVDLAVHSGDHTAVVGRSGCGKSTLLNLLGLLDLPSSGELSFMGTPVQQLKGGARAKLRGEAVGFVFQQFNLLPGRTALDNVITPLLYARGAQFWRRREIAMDILDRVGLAHRAQTLPNMLSGGEQQRVAIARALVRRPRLILADEPTGALDVDTGQAVMALLDTVATESGAALVTITHDVNVASLARACYRLETGVLSAADVPAGVSA
- a CDS encoding family 43 glycosylhydrolase, producing the protein MPRLETAAGPASPASPDPDITAPDNTDPGLPDPFILQRADPWMTRHQGRYYFTASVPEYDRLVIRQAPSLAGLGSAPEATIWQRPASGPLGGHIWAPELHHFDGGWHLYFAAGDSDDPFRIRMYVMSNPETDPAAPAWGPPVRIHTHKESFSLDATTFEHGGTRFLVWAQMDPDSSLFIAPLSSPSTLAGPPVRIADPTLGWEIIGHRVNEGPAVIQRNGRIFLTFSASATDANYCMGLLTADAGADLLDPSSWTKDPLPWMATSDRSGEFGPGHNSFTLDEAGNDLIVYHSRSYRDVMGDPLRDPNRHTRIRRIHWSADGRPSVSC
- a CDS encoding aldehyde dehydrogenase family protein; its protein translation is MHKLADPLTGVDAPKYAEVFSPYDGGCVGRVPITPAASIDAVLATAREGARLAGALSRSDRADILAGAARLLELRSDEFARTITAEAGKTIRQARKEVVRAINTLSLSAAEAKSNAGEVIPFDAYRGSENRTGWFSREPLGIVAAITPFNDPLNLVAHKIGPAIAGGNAVILKPSALTPLSAQLLVDALRESGLPPEAITVVHGGRELAAAVVRSRDVRMVSFTGGFSTGESIAREAGLKKLSMDLGGNAPNLVLADADIAAAVEACVSGAFWAAGQNCVGVQRILVDESVLAEFRSRFLAATAALVAGDPAAEGTDVGPMITAAAVGEATAKISEALDAGATLLAGGSSSGNVLEPTVLENVPLNGRLWREEVFAPVVMLQPFTGFDEAIELANSIEFSLHAGIFTASLASAMEAGRRLEAGGVMINDSSDYRFDGMPFGGSKYGSMGREGVRFAYEEMTQPKVVCISS